Proteins from a genomic interval of Corynebacterium freiburgense:
- a CDS encoding DUF4233 domain-containing protein — protein sequence MSESVTPKEPEYGPLGPGHAPEKDPMKGLRGVMAGTLVMESISILLVLTVIARIDNGIYWTTFNWVYVTAVGVAMFLVAFMQRQPWAMSANLFLQVFALVGFVVHPSMGVMALIFIAVWWYIIHLRRNLIERMKRGLLTTQHT from the coding sequence ATGAGTGAATCCGTAACTCCGAAAGAACCAGAATATGGTCCATTAGGACCTGGACATGCCCCTGAAAAAGACCCCATGAAAGGGTTGCGTGGCGTTATGGCCGGTACCCTTGTTATGGAGTCTATTTCGATTCTGCTGGTACTGACTGTAATAGCACGAATAGATAATGGTATTTATTGGACCACGTTTAACTGGGTATATGTGACTGCGGTTGGTGTAGCTATGTTCCTGGTTGCATTTATGCAACGCCAACCATGGGCAATGAGCGCCAATCTATTTCTGCAAGTATTTGCACTCGTGGGTTTTGTTGTGCACCCATCAATGGGCGTTATGGCATTGATTTTTATCGCTGTGTGGTGGTACATCATCCACCTTCGACGCAATCTTATTGAACGCATGAAACGCGGACTACTAACCACACAACATACTTAA
- the folC gene encoding bifunctional tetrahydrofolate synthase/dihydrofolate synthase — protein sequence MLSFDEDGLTLPLNDAPVAPPSLEVTAEDLHELAIVEAELDQRWSEVKIDPTLERMEMLMDLLGNPERSFPVIHIAGTNGKTSTVRMVESLMRAFHRRTGRTTSPHLQLVTERISIDGVPLHPRDYVRIWREIQPYVEMVDARSEANGGPKMSKFEVLTAMAYAAFADAPVEVAVVEVGMGGRWDATNVVNADVAVITPVGLDHTDYLGNSLADIAGEKSGIIKSRWDVSDLLSPPDNVAIIAEQEPEALRVILEQAIAVDAAVARAGSEFGVVESRIAVGGQQLTLKGLGGVYEDIFLPLSGEHQARNAACALAAVEAFFGAGSGRTLDIETVRQGFATVQSPGRLERVRATPTVFIDAAHNPHGARALGAALERDFDFRRLIGVIAVLADKDARGVLTELEPYLTEVVCTHTTSPRAMHTDDLVAIAQEIFGEERVHSASDLPSAVALGVSLAEEVSDYGETVSGSGVVITGSVVTAGEARTLFGKDPA from the coding sequence ATGCTTTCGTTTGATGAGGATGGTTTAACACTTCCGCTAAACGACGCCCCGGTAGCGCCACCATCTTTGGAAGTCACTGCCGAGGATTTGCACGAACTTGCCATTGTGGAAGCGGAATTGGATCAACGCTGGTCGGAGGTGAAAATCGATCCGACATTAGAGCGTATGGAAATGCTTATGGACCTTTTGGGTAATCCCGAGCGATCGTTCCCGGTTATCCATATTGCTGGAACAAATGGCAAGACCTCAACAGTGCGCATGGTTGAGTCGCTTATGCGGGCATTTCATCGGCGTACCGGACGCACGACCAGTCCACACCTGCAATTGGTTACGGAACGAATTTCCATTGATGGAGTGCCATTACACCCTCGTGACTATGTGCGAATTTGGCGTGAGATTCAGCCCTATGTGGAAATGGTGGATGCTCGGTCAGAGGCAAATGGTGGCCCCAAAATGAGTAAGTTTGAAGTGCTTACTGCCATGGCCTATGCGGCTTTTGCTGATGCCCCAGTTGAGGTCGCGGTCGTTGAGGTTGGTATGGGCGGTCGTTGGGATGCCACAAATGTGGTGAATGCAGATGTTGCGGTGATTACCCCTGTGGGACTCGACCACACGGACTATTTAGGGAACTCATTAGCGGACATTGCTGGCGAGAAGTCGGGGATTATTAAGTCCCGCTGGGATGTTTCGGATTTGCTTTCGCCGCCGGATAACGTGGCGATTATTGCCGAACAAGAGCCTGAAGCCCTTCGGGTGATTTTGGAGCAAGCAATCGCTGTGGATGCAGCAGTAGCCAGGGCCGGTTCGGAATTTGGCGTGGTGGAATCTCGTATTGCGGTTGGTGGGCAACAACTCACCCTTAAGGGTTTGGGTGGTGTGTACGAAGATATCTTTTTGCCGCTTTCTGGTGAACACCAGGCACGTAATGCTGCTTGCGCGCTCGCGGCCGTCGAAGCTTTTTTCGGTGCTGGTAGTGGTCGAACCCTCGATATTGAAACTGTGCGCCAAGGGTTTGCAACGGTCCAGTCGCCAGGTCGGTTGGAGCGTGTGCGGGCCACACCAACCGTATTTATCGACGCCGCGCATAATCCTCACGGCGCCCGGGCGCTCGGTGCTGCCCTCGAAAGGGATTTTGATTTCCGACGTCTGATTGGGGTTATAGCGGTACTTGCCGATAAGGACGCGCGAGGTGTGTTGACGGAATTGGAACCGTATCTTACTGAGGTTGTTTGCACGCACACGACGTCGCCACGCGCGATGCATACTGATGACCTTGTTGCGATTGCTCAAGAAATTTTTGGTGAAGAACGAGTCCATAGTGCTTCTGACTTGCCGAGTGCGGTGGCGTTGGGAGTGTCGCTAGCAGAAGAAGTTTCGGACTATGGTGAAACCGTATCCGGATCTGGTGTGGTTATTACTGGTTCCGTAGTGACAGCGGGTGAAGCCCGCACCCTATTTGGAAAGGATCCAGCATGA
- a CDS encoding valine--tRNA ligase, translating to MTNLNRADKLPASWDPKAVESSLYEEWVRRGYFTADAASEKPAFSIVLPPPNVTGKLHMGHALDHVLMDSLARRKRMQGFEVLWLPGMDHAGIATQTKVEAMLKETEGKDRFDYSREEFVEKVWQWKRDYGGHISSQMRAIGDSVDWSRERFTLDQGLSRAVQTIFKELFDQGLIYRANRLVNWSPVLETAVSDIEVVYKDVEGELVSIRYGSLDDAEPHVVVATTRVETMLGDVAVAVHPEDSRYTGLIGTTLPHPFIPDRQLIVVADDYVDPEFGTGAVKITPAHDPNDYALGLRHNLDMPNIMDTTGHIAGTGTEFDGMDRFEARVKVREALAAQGRIVAEKRPYLHSVGHSERSKEPIEPRLSEQWFVKVERLAAMAGDAIRKGDTTIHPQSLEPRYFDWVDNMHDWTISRQLWWGHRIPIWYGPNGEVVCVGPDDQAPEGYVQDPDVLDTWFSSALWPFSTMGWPDATEDMAKFYPTSVLITGYDILFFWVARMMMFGTFAASLPNSPLGTTPDGRPQIPFKDLYLHGLLRDEKGRKMSKSLGNGIDPMDWVERYGADALRFTLARGANPGVDLPVGEDAAQSSRNFATKLFNATRFALMNGAEVGKLPPLKELTDADRWILDRLESVRELVDDCLDRYQFAKANEALYQFAWGEFCDWYLEIAKVQIPRDPASASKQELQRGAYTRIVLGHVLDNLLRLLHPAMPFVTETLWRALTDGESLVVADWPVARAEQQSDVQAERRIKDLVKLVTEIRRFRSDQGVKPSQKVPARLDFQAADLQGQREIVHALVRVEEPGSDFTPSASIEVRLSQATIVVELDTSGTIDVAAERKRLEKELAAAQKELDTTAKKLDNAAFLSKAPEAVVAKIRERQQVAQEEFTRITARLAELG from the coding sequence GTGACTAATTTGAATCGCGCTGATAAATTGCCCGCAAGCTGGGACCCAAAGGCTGTTGAGTCTTCGTTATATGAAGAGTGGGTTCGTCGTGGTTATTTTACTGCGGATGCTGCGTCGGAGAAGCCTGCGTTTTCTATTGTTTTGCCGCCGCCGAATGTGACCGGCAAATTACATATGGGGCATGCGCTGGACCATGTGCTTATGGATTCACTTGCGCGCCGTAAGCGTATGCAGGGCTTTGAGGTGTTGTGGTTGCCGGGCATGGATCATGCTGGGATTGCAACACAAACGAAAGTAGAGGCGATGCTTAAGGAAACGGAGGGGAAGGACCGTTTCGATTATTCGCGCGAAGAATTTGTGGAAAAAGTTTGGCAGTGGAAGCGTGATTATGGCGGGCATATTAGTAGCCAGATGCGCGCTATCGGTGATTCTGTCGATTGGTCACGTGAACGCTTTACGCTTGATCAGGGTCTTTCGCGCGCTGTGCAAACTATTTTTAAGGAATTATTTGATCAGGGGCTTATTTATCGTGCGAACAGGCTTGTGAATTGGTCTCCGGTTTTGGAAACTGCCGTTTCTGATATTGAGGTGGTCTATAAAGACGTTGAGGGCGAGTTAGTTTCCATTCGTTATGGTTCTTTAGACGATGCCGAACCCCATGTGGTTGTGGCTACTACCCGCGTAGAAACGATGCTTGGCGACGTCGCGGTAGCGGTGCATCCGGAAGATTCCCGCTATACCGGGCTTATTGGAACTACCTTGCCGCATCCGTTTATTCCGGATCGCCAATTGATTGTGGTTGCGGATGATTATGTTGATCCAGAATTTGGTACTGGCGCGGTAAAGATTACCCCAGCCCATGATCCGAATGATTATGCGCTTGGTTTGCGGCACAACTTGGATATGCCGAACATTATGGATACCACCGGTCATATTGCCGGCACTGGTACCGAGTTCGATGGGATGGATCGTTTTGAAGCACGGGTGAAAGTCCGTGAAGCTTTGGCGGCGCAGGGACGTATTGTTGCGGAAAAACGCCCGTATTTGCATTCTGTTGGCCATTCCGAACGTTCGAAGGAACCGATCGAACCACGTCTTTCCGAACAGTGGTTCGTTAAAGTGGAGCGCTTGGCAGCTATGGCGGGTGATGCAATCCGTAAAGGCGACACTACTATTCATCCTCAGTCTTTGGAGCCTCGCTATTTTGACTGGGTGGATAATATGCACGATTGGACGATTTCTCGCCAATTGTGGTGGGGGCATCGTATTCCGATTTGGTATGGACCGAATGGGGAAGTGGTATGCGTTGGCCCTGATGATCAGGCACCAGAGGGGTATGTGCAGGATCCAGATGTTTTGGATACTTGGTTTTCTTCTGCGCTATGGCCATTTTCTACTATGGGTTGGCCAGACGCTACCGAGGATATGGCGAAGTTCTATCCAACTTCGGTGCTTATCACCGGGTATGACATCCTGTTTTTCTGGGTGGCGCGTATGATGATGTTTGGCACGTTCGCGGCGTCGTTACCTAATTCTCCTTTGGGGACTACCCCAGATGGTCGGCCACAGATTCCGTTTAAGGATCTGTATTTGCATGGTCTTTTACGGGATGAAAAAGGCCGGAAGATGAGCAAATCCTTGGGCAATGGTATTGATCCGATGGATTGGGTGGAACGTTATGGCGCGGATGCTTTACGGTTCACTTTGGCTCGTGGTGCGAATCCAGGCGTGGATTTGCCTGTGGGTGAGGATGCTGCGCAAAGCTCCCGGAATTTTGCCACAAAGCTTTTTAATGCGACTCGTTTCGCATTAATGAATGGTGCTGAGGTTGGAAAGTTGCCGCCGTTAAAGGAGCTTACTGACGCCGACCGTTGGATTCTGGACCGCCTCGAATCTGTACGCGAATTGGTGGATGATTGTTTGGATCGGTACCAGTTTGCTAAGGCGAATGAGGCGCTTTACCAGTTTGCTTGGGGTGAATTCTGTGACTGGTATTTGGAGATTGCAAAGGTACAGATTCCTCGTGATCCTGCGTCGGCTTCCAAACAGGAGTTGCAACGTGGGGCATATACCCGAATCGTGCTTGGGCATGTGCTTGATAATCTTTTGCGTCTGCTGCACCCCGCGATGCCATTTGTTACGGAAACTTTATGGCGTGCACTTACAGACGGAGAGTCGCTCGTAGTTGCTGATTGGCCGGTAGCTCGGGCGGAACAACAATCTGATGTGCAGGCAGAGCGCCGGATTAAAGACCTTGTAAAGCTGGTTACTGAAATTCGCCGTTTCCGTTCTGACCAGGGCGTAAAGCCATCCCAAAAGGTTCCAGCACGGCTTGATTTTCAAGCTGCGGACTTACAAGGTCAGCGAGAAATTGTGCATGCTTTGGTGCGGGTTGAGGAACCTGGCTCAGATTTCACGCCTTCGGCGTCGATTGAGGTTCGACTAAGCCAGGCCACAATTGTGGTGGAATTGGATACCTCGGGGACAATCGATGTTGCAGCGGAACGTAAGCGTTTGGAAAAGGAACTTGCGGCTGCACAAAAGGAATTGGATACCACCGCGAAGAAACTGGATAATGCGGCGTTTCTTTCGAAAGCTCCGGAGGCTGTGGTAGCGAAGATTCGTGAGCGACAGCAAGTTGCTCAGGAAGAATTTACAAGGATTACAGCGCGTCTTGCGGAGTTGGGATAA
- a CDS encoding HNH endonuclease translates to MDQQCKSEPIGFLMHHPDNVIGAFEVLQNQHFLRTYLSATVGVDFLHSNIDEIVKDLSTLSGQYSEAKMRNIMGACFLLHHYLPKLKNLALELGHLNYEMLRTIWYGLVAAPCFGTPGELWRRIDEFLVDKLSPHYPRQAMPTWQYIRQALQDELIRLGLYDDPEDPDVPSKETAELITQANFGVELIRSSQVGASTMIVTMPSDTAHIVKEHIEVAAKDQGIRQDEVIAVKICGEPTTTPTHTVQIFGVCEIDPDEQVTMVHAQSIGRLTKTQQLRLSQDYTYVNAASIAEQCRATHDPTPAQRMVVMLRDGTCRFPGCTVDARKCDIDHVINHKAGGWTTVSNLQSLCRHHHNFKTDRHVHATSDEYGIITWEFNTGQTITTQPLGALGGIIAGPSEGITGRHPNATESEEYSRRPPGNHGLGRWGTTLQKQRNKQRKRHLERYGIPLSAGDQYLDWLEFQVHAM, encoded by the coding sequence ATGGATCAGCAATGTAAATCTGAGCCTATTGGTTTCCTTATGCACCATCCCGATAATGTGATTGGCGCTTTTGAGGTTTTACAAAATCAACACTTTTTGCGCACGTATTTATCTGCAACGGTCGGTGTGGATTTCCTACATTCGAATATTGATGAGATTGTCAAAGATCTCTCCACATTAAGTGGGCAATACTCTGAAGCGAAAATGCGGAATATTATGGGTGCGTGTTTCTTATTGCACCACTACCTGCCGAAGCTGAAAAATTTAGCCCTCGAACTCGGGCACTTGAACTATGAAATGCTGCGCACAATTTGGTATGGACTTGTTGCTGCGCCTTGTTTTGGTACTCCAGGTGAATTATGGCGCAGAATCGATGAGTTTTTAGTAGATAAACTAAGCCCGCATTACCCGCGGCAAGCTATGCCGACATGGCAGTATATTCGGCAGGCACTCCAAGACGAGCTCATTCGACTTGGGCTTTACGACGACCCAGAAGACCCTGATGTTCCAAGTAAGGAAACTGCGGAACTGATAACGCAGGCGAACTTTGGTGTAGAGCTAATTCGCTCTAGCCAAGTAGGGGCCTCAACGATGATCGTCACCATGCCTAGTGATACAGCCCATATTGTGAAAGAACATATTGAGGTAGCAGCAAAAGACCAGGGAATCCGCCAAGACGAAGTCATTGCTGTAAAGATCTGTGGTGAACCAACCACAACACCAACACATACGGTCCAAATCTTTGGAGTTTGCGAAATCGACCCCGACGAACAAGTCACTATGGTTCATGCGCAAAGCATTGGTCGGCTTACAAAAACTCAACAGCTGCGGTTGTCGCAGGACTACACATACGTTAACGCGGCGTCGATAGCCGAACAATGCCGAGCCACGCATGATCCCACACCTGCCCAACGCATGGTGGTTATGCTGCGCGATGGCACCTGCCGCTTCCCGGGCTGCACGGTCGACGCCAGAAAATGCGATATCGACCATGTGATCAATCACAAGGCCGGAGGATGGACCACAGTTTCGAATCTGCAATCATTGTGCAGGCATCACCATAACTTTAAAACTGATAGACATGTCCACGCGACCAGTGATGAATACGGAATCATAACCTGGGAATTTAACACCGGGCAAACAATTACCACCCAGCCGTTAGGAGCACTTGGCGGGATTATCGCAGGCCCCAGTGAGGGCATTACCGGCAGACACCCCAACGCCACAGAATCGGAAGAATATTCGAGACGCCCGCCGGGTAACCATGGGCTAGGTCGGTGGGGCACCACGCTCCAAAAGCAACGTAATAAACAGCGAAAACGGCACCTTGAACGCTATGGGATACCCCTGTCCGCAGGCGATCAGTACCTGGACTGGCTCGAATTTCAAGTCCACGCAATGTAA
- a CDS encoding NAD-dependent succinate-semialdehyde dehydrogenase codes for MNKLAAVPTLLWIGNHQVPAAQGETLPVIDPATEQVIAEVANAGSEDWLRALELADAVQYEWAGWAPRLRSEVLHEIFVEVMQRKDEFATVISTEMGKPYAEAFGEVAYGAEYFRWFAEEAVRIPGRIAKAPAGTGTILVDRTPVGPVLAITPWNFPLAMATRKIAPALAAGCPIIVKPAAETPLTMLLLGKVIAEVFGKYKVPSGVVSIITTLQAAAMSEQLLADSRLRKVTFTGSTAVGKQLVRQSADCLQRTSMELGGNAPCVIAADADLDLALGCALQAKMRNGGEACIAVNRFFVHEDISAEFIDRFTQAMAGYRIGHGLEPSTTLGPMITAVQRDRIAALVDNALTGGARATTGGIVPDRPGFFYPATVLVDVPNNAAILHEEIFGPVATVSTFTDLEDAVARANDTQFGLAAYGFSENVHCAQFLAENLRAGMIGINRGAISDPAAPFGGVKESGFGREGGTEGIEEYLNPRYIAWT; via the coding sequence ATGAATAAATTAGCTGCTGTACCAACCCTATTGTGGATTGGAAACCACCAAGTTCCCGCCGCACAAGGCGAAACATTGCCTGTTATTGATCCTGCAACCGAACAGGTCATCGCAGAAGTGGCCAATGCTGGGAGCGAAGATTGGCTGCGGGCCCTTGAACTTGCGGATGCCGTTCAATATGAATGGGCTGGGTGGGCGCCGCGTTTAAGATCCGAGGTTCTCCATGAGATCTTTGTAGAAGTAATGCAGCGAAAAGATGAGTTCGCTACGGTCATAAGCACCGAAATGGGAAAACCATATGCGGAAGCTTTTGGCGAGGTTGCATACGGGGCTGAGTATTTTCGGTGGTTTGCCGAAGAGGCGGTGCGTATCCCGGGGCGTATAGCGAAAGCCCCTGCTGGAACCGGAACCATATTGGTTGATCGAACGCCAGTTGGGCCAGTGTTAGCGATTACGCCGTGGAATTTTCCACTGGCCATGGCAACCCGGAAAATCGCTCCTGCATTGGCTGCTGGATGCCCTATTATTGTTAAACCAGCTGCGGAAACCCCATTGACTATGTTGCTGCTTGGGAAAGTGATCGCTGAAGTATTTGGCAAATACAAGGTGCCGAGCGGCGTCGTTAGTATTATTACTACTTTGCAGGCTGCGGCAATGTCAGAGCAGCTACTGGCTGATTCTCGGTTGCGGAAAGTTACGTTTACTGGATCCACGGCGGTGGGGAAGCAATTGGTGCGGCAATCGGCAGATTGTTTGCAACGGACTTCAATGGAACTCGGAGGTAATGCTCCCTGTGTAATTGCTGCGGATGCTGATTTAGATTTGGCTTTGGGGTGCGCACTACAGGCGAAGATGCGTAATGGGGGAGAGGCTTGCATTGCAGTGAATCGCTTCTTTGTTCATGAGGACATAAGTGCCGAGTTTATTGATCGGTTTACACAAGCGATGGCGGGGTATCGGATAGGACACGGCCTTGAACCGTCTACAACCTTGGGGCCAATGATTACAGCCGTGCAGCGAGATCGAATTGCTGCCCTGGTTGATAATGCTCTTACTGGTGGTGCTCGGGCAACCACTGGTGGCATAGTGCCAGACAGGCCAGGTTTTTTCTATCCGGCGACAGTGTTGGTTGATGTTCCGAATAATGCCGCAATTTTGCATGAAGAGATTTTCGGTCCGGTGGCTACGGTTAGTACGTTTACTGATCTGGAAGATGCAGTTGCTCGAGCCAACGATACTCAGTTTGGATTGGCTGCGTATGGTTTTTCGGAGAATGTTCATTGTGCGCAGTTTTTGGCGGAGAATTTGCGTGCAGGAATGATCGGTATTAATCGCGGGGCGATTTCAGATCCAGCTGCACCGTTTGGCGGGGTAAAGGAATCTGGCTTCGGGCGCGAGGGCGGCACTGAGGGCATAGAGGAGTACCTCAATCCCCGTTACATTGCGTGGACTTGA
- the gabT gene encoding 4-aminobutyrate--2-oxoglutarate transaminase has protein sequence MKDLDYRLPQKRSITTVLPGPKSAELNERREAAVASALAPGLPGYVVDADGGVLVDADGNSFIDFASGIAVTTVGAGNAKVAEAIAEAAQHFTHTCFMVSPYEPYIAVAEKLNSLAPGDHTKKTVLLNSGAEAVENAVKIARAYTKKNGVVVFDNGYHGRTNLTLAMTAKNKPYKSQFGPFASDVYRAPMSYPLRDKLTGEQAADRAITMIEQQVGAENLACVVIEPIQGEGGFIVPAPGFLQALSRWCTTNDVVLVFDEIQAGMSRTGAWFAAEHEGICPDLITTAKGLAGGMPLSAVTGRAEIMDAPGVGGLGGTYGGNPVACAAALAAIEEMEDLGLHGRAQEIEAIIREELAEVAELEIVAEIRGRGGMIAIEFVNAYDQPNPKVTAAIAAECKAAGVLILTCGMDGNVIRLLPPLVIPEALLREGLQVLREAIQQHGER, from the coding sequence ATGAAAGACCTTGACTATCGACTACCGCAAAAACGCAGTATTACTACTGTTTTGCCAGGACCGAAAAGTGCAGAACTTAATGAACGCCGGGAAGCCGCAGTAGCCAGTGCGCTAGCACCCGGGCTGCCAGGCTATGTCGTCGATGCGGATGGCGGCGTGCTCGTTGATGCGGACGGAAACTCCTTTATTGATTTTGCCTCTGGAATAGCTGTTACTACCGTTGGCGCCGGAAATGCAAAAGTGGCTGAGGCAATAGCGGAAGCAGCCCAACACTTTACGCATACATGTTTTATGGTCAGCCCATATGAGCCATATATTGCGGTGGCGGAAAAACTTAATTCCCTTGCCCCGGGAGACCATACAAAGAAAACTGTGCTTCTTAATTCCGGTGCGGAAGCAGTAGAAAACGCGGTGAAGATCGCCCGCGCCTACACCAAGAAAAACGGCGTTGTTGTGTTCGACAATGGATATCATGGTCGCACAAATCTTACGTTGGCAATGACGGCGAAAAATAAACCATATAAAAGCCAGTTCGGTCCGTTTGCCAGCGATGTTTACCGGGCACCAATGTCCTACCCACTGCGGGATAAACTCACAGGTGAACAAGCCGCCGACCGTGCAATCACTATGATTGAACAGCAAGTCGGAGCAGAAAATCTTGCCTGCGTAGTGATCGAACCCATTCAAGGCGAAGGCGGCTTTATTGTGCCTGCGCCTGGATTTCTCCAAGCATTATCCAGGTGGTGCACCACCAATGATGTGGTCCTGGTATTCGATGAGATTCAGGCTGGCATGAGTCGTACCGGAGCTTGGTTCGCGGCTGAGCATGAAGGCATTTGTCCCGATTTAATTACCACCGCAAAAGGTCTTGCCGGAGGAATGCCATTATCTGCGGTAACTGGCCGTGCGGAAATTATGGACGCCCCAGGCGTTGGGGGTCTCGGGGGTACATACGGTGGAAACCCCGTGGCCTGTGCGGCGGCACTTGCTGCAATAGAAGAAATGGAAGATTTAGGTCTTCATGGCCGGGCACAAGAAATCGAAGCGATTATCCGCGAAGAACTCGCCGAAGTTGCAGAATTGGAAATAGTAGCGGAAATTCGTGGGCGTGGCGGCATGATTGCCATAGAATTTGTTAATGCATATGACCAACCCAATCCCAAGGTAACAGCTGCTATTGCAGCAGAATGTAAAGCAGCAGGAGTGCTAATCCTGACCTGTGGAATGGATGGAAATGTGATTCGCCTCCTACCACCGTTAGTTATCCCCGAGGCGCTACTACGCGAAGGGTTGCAGGTTTTGCGCGAGGCAATTCAACAACACGGGGAGAGGTAG
- a CDS encoding PucR family transcriptional regulator, which produces MATPLLSVRWLLHQRALALQEVIPATRDFEIVQTSELPDPSQFLLPHSIVLTIGISFQNNEHQFGEYMSRLADAGVVALGFGTGLAFQSIPQALIDAAKHHHIGLFEVPHDTPFISIQTVVNKEIANRQIRQQERLVASQRRANQAAITGGVEKLIEQLAIDLQAAVAIKDNDQRLITHSKYGALDATKPAEDAFVINHKMLTFGDRFHQLITVSDTPLDSAQRNLVKHCASLADLLLQRPHSLRNARSELNALALSMLLGFAGEASQIEKIFAGIADSHGHVRPVVIHSNIDRHINQAIETIDKNLVVHTRELCSIHLDKYTALFLFRGSREVENIIELFGEYTAKIRICIGGSRPWKSVDQELIRSLVTSAKSIPLGEHLGPQGNTLAWLRGSAVMDALDQRAHETLGRLENHDRQHDTHLRLTLATHLQRGAQITATAEALGIHRHTVRSRLERISEICEVDLENPVTRAELLLVTVTRKPVTDESRHLGMNQDDGL; this is translated from the coding sequence ATGGCAACACCATTATTAAGTGTGCGGTGGCTTCTCCATCAGCGCGCCCTGGCGCTTCAAGAGGTTATTCCCGCAACACGCGATTTTGAAATTGTACAGACTAGTGAATTGCCCGACCCATCCCAGTTTTTGCTCCCCCATTCAATTGTGCTCACTATTGGAATAAGTTTTCAAAATAACGAACACCAATTTGGCGAATATATGAGCCGATTAGCGGACGCAGGGGTTGTTGCACTGGGTTTTGGTACCGGGCTTGCATTTCAATCCATCCCCCAGGCGCTTATCGACGCCGCGAAACACCACCATATCGGCCTCTTTGAGGTTCCACATGACACACCTTTTATTTCGATTCAAACGGTTGTAAATAAGGAAATAGCAAACCGGCAAATACGCCAACAGGAACGGCTTGTAGCCTCACAGCGTCGCGCCAACCAAGCGGCAATCACCGGGGGCGTCGAAAAGCTCATCGAACAGCTTGCTATCGATCTACAAGCAGCAGTGGCCATTAAGGACAATGATCAACGGCTTATTACACACTCCAAGTACGGCGCATTGGATGCAACCAAGCCCGCCGAAGATGCTTTTGTAATCAACCATAAAATGCTGACATTTGGAGATAGGTTTCACCAACTCATTACGGTAAGTGACACCCCACTAGATTCAGCACAACGCAACCTTGTAAAGCACTGCGCAAGCCTGGCTGACCTGCTATTACAACGTCCACACTCCCTGCGGAATGCTCGCAGTGAATTAAATGCACTAGCTCTTTCAATGCTGCTGGGGTTTGCCGGTGAAGCCAGCCAAATAGAAAAGATATTTGCCGGTATTGCAGATTCACATGGGCATGTGCGGCCGGTGGTGATTCATTCCAATATTGATCGACACATTAATCAAGCCATTGAAACTATCGACAAAAACCTTGTAGTGCATACCCGCGAACTTTGCAGTATTCATCTGGACAAATACACAGCACTATTTCTTTTCCGCGGCTCACGTGAAGTGGAAAATATTATCGAACTATTTGGCGAATACACTGCAAAGATTCGAATATGCATTGGAGGTTCTCGCCCATGGAAGAGTGTTGATCAAGAATTGATACGTTCCCTGGTAACCTCAGCGAAATCTATTCCCCTTGGAGAACACCTAGGGCCACAAGGAAATACGCTTGCGTGGCTCCGTGGCAGCGCCGTTATGGACGCATTGGATCAACGAGCACATGAAACCCTTGGACGATTGGAAAACCATGACCGCCAGCATGACACCCATCTTCGTCTTACCTTAGCCACGCACCTACAACGCGGCGCCCAAATCACTGCCACTGCTGAAGCTTTAGGAATCCATCGCCACACCGTTCGCAGCCGCCTCGAACGAATCTCCGAAATTTGCGAGGTTGATCTAGAAAACCCTGTGACCAGGGCCGAGCTATTGCTGGTAACTGTCACCCGGAAACCAGTAACAGACGAAAGCCGCCACCTTGGAATGAACCAAGATGACGGCTTATAG